From Granulicella sp. WH15, the proteins below share one genomic window:
- a CDS encoding acetylxylan esterase, whose translation MNRLSQPYLERRKSTLAAIHDRSQAEVRKAHVRATLLRLIGGLPDDHDPLNATLIGVIPQDGFSIERIIYDSLPGYHVTANLYLPSAGKGPFPVVVYHSGHGPSGKSEAFGLASNLARNGIAVFAYDPLGAGERLQAMNPATGKSWAGPDEHSQAQIPISLVGDHVSRYMVWDAMRGVDYLTTRHDIDATNIGSYGCSGGGTLSAYLTALDTRVKAGAVACYLTSYEELLKTIGPQDGEQVIPDFIKEGLDFPDLVELAAPRAYAMVSTTEDMFPFAGARATHDEAERFYSLYGAKDNLKWFTGPGGHGAIRPLMPQIIAFYKHWLAHDDSPVLEMPALPRPAVTDLQCTTTGQVTTAMTGRTIYQINQDRAHSILPPKAAISSLEGRRKLLLRLEREIPAVIGMSRASQALPMLTVVKTEQRQGYRLESAIFHSRSGMELPAVLALPDKQGSKSALLITSSQPGVAEADGDLDRAARGGKLVLAITPLPWPQSTDAVRPTMGTMLPWTSRAFLIGRTFVGMRTEDTLAAVRWLAAQHEVNPGEIDAYGYGASGVVLLHAAVLEPRIRKVTIEHSLVSYRSVVSAAVHRDVAESVVPGVLLHYDLDDLMIAAGPRTITVINPVDGEGNLLTEDAFREQLADVYASNRSFGGPSRIEFIRTQTGNRNGGQ comes from the coding sequence ATGAATCGTCTGTCGCAGCCTTATCTGGAGCGGCGAAAGTCTACGTTAGCTGCTATTCATGACCGATCGCAGGCGGAGGTGCGGAAGGCACATGTACGTGCTACTTTGCTGCGTTTGATTGGCGGCTTGCCTGATGACCACGATCCGCTGAATGCGACTTTGATTGGTGTTATTCCTCAGGACGGGTTTAGCATCGAGCGCATTATCTACGACAGTTTGCCTGGCTATCATGTCACGGCGAATCTCTATCTGCCGTCGGCCGGCAAGGGACCGTTCCCGGTGGTTGTCTATCATTCGGGACATGGCCCCTCGGGCAAGTCAGAGGCTTTTGGGCTTGCTTCGAATCTGGCGAGAAATGGAATTGCTGTGTTTGCCTATGATCCTCTTGGAGCGGGCGAGCGGCTACAGGCCATGAACCCCGCTACCGGTAAGTCCTGGGCGGGGCCCGATGAACACTCGCAGGCGCAGATTCCTATCTCGCTTGTCGGAGATCATGTCTCTCGTTACATGGTGTGGGATGCGATGCGCGGAGTGGATTACCTGACCACGCGGCACGATATTGATGCAACGAATATTGGTTCGTACGGATGCTCTGGCGGCGGTACGCTTTCGGCTTATCTGACGGCGCTGGATACCAGGGTGAAAGCTGGTGCAGTGGCTTGTTATCTTACTTCTTACGAGGAACTGCTTAAGACGATAGGGCCGCAGGATGGAGAACAAGTTATCCCTGACTTCATCAAAGAGGGCCTCGACTTTCCCGACCTCGTGGAGTTGGCTGCTCCTCGCGCTTATGCGATGGTGAGTACGACTGAGGACATGTTTCCCTTTGCAGGGGCGCGAGCCACGCACGATGAGGCAGAACGTTTCTACTCGCTGTATGGTGCTAAAGATAACCTCAAGTGGTTTACCGGGCCTGGAGGGCATGGTGCTATCCGGCCTTTGATGCCGCAGATCATCGCGTTCTACAAGCATTGGCTGGCACATGACGATAGTCCAGTGTTGGAGATGCCGGCTCTTCCGCGGCCAGCCGTTACTGATTTGCAGTGCACTACGACGGGACAAGTCACTACAGCGATGACTGGAAGAACGATCTATCAGATCAACCAGGATCGCGCTCATTCTATCCTGCCGCCGAAGGCTGCTATTTCTTCATTGGAGGGACGCCGAAAGCTGCTACTCCGTTTGGAGAGGGAGATTCCTGCTGTGATTGGCATGAGTCGCGCTTCGCAGGCCTTGCCTATGCTAACGGTTGTCAAGACCGAGCAGCGGCAGGGATATCGGCTCGAGAGTGCGATCTTTCATAGCCGGTCCGGAATGGAGCTTCCTGCTGTGCTCGCATTACCGGATAAGCAGGGGAGTAAGTCGGCGCTGCTTATTACCAGTAGTCAGCCTGGTGTGGCTGAGGCTGACGGGGATCTTGATCGTGCGGCGCGAGGCGGCAAGCTTGTACTCGCTATTACTCCATTGCCCTGGCCGCAGAGTACGGATGCAGTACGGCCTACCATGGGGACGATGCTGCCCTGGACCTCGCGGGCCTTTCTGATTGGAAGGACTTTTGTAGGGATGAGAACCGAGGATACTTTGGCTGCCGTGCGGTGGCTTGCGGCGCAGCACGAGGTCAACCCTGGGGAGATTGATGCTTATGGATATGGAGCTTCCGGTGTTGTTCTCTTACACGCGGCTGTTCTTGAGCCACGAATTCGGAAAGTGACTATCGAGCACAGCCTTGTCAGCTATCGTTCGGTTGTCAGTGCTGCTGTCCATCGAGATGTTGCTGAATCGGTGGTGCCGGGTGTGTTGCTGCACTACGATCTGGATGACTTGATGATAGCGGCAGGTCCGCGGACGATCACCGTTATTAATCCGGTGGATGGGGAAGGGAACTTACTGACGGAAGATGCGTTCCGAGAGCAGCTTGCTGATGTCTATGCAAGTAATCGCTCTTTCGGTGGGCCGAGCCGGATCGAGTTTATCCGGACGCAGACGGGCAACCGGAATGGTGGCCAATGA
- a CDS encoding heme-binding protein gives MIRLEDARRIIAAAEKKAQEIGQPMNIAVADEGGNLVSHVRMDGAWLGSIDISIKKAYTSRAFDIATKDLATHSQSGGQFFGIHASNDGKIMIFAGGIPLRKDGKVVGAIGVSGGSGEQDHAVAEAGATAY, from the coding sequence ATGATCAGGCTCGAAGACGCCCGCAGAATTATTGCCGCTGCGGAGAAGAAGGCGCAGGAGATCGGTCAGCCCATGAACATTGCTGTGGCCGATGAAGGAGGCAATCTCGTCTCGCATGTACGCATGGATGGGGCCTGGCTGGGCAGCATCGATATCTCGATCAAGAAGGCCTACACCTCCCGTGCTTTTGATATTGCGACGAAAGATCTCGCGACGCACTCTCAATCCGGCGGCCAGTTCTTTGGCATTCACGCCTCCAACGACGGCAAGATCATGATCTTTGCCGGCGGAATCCCGCTTAGGAAAGATGGCAAGGTCGTTGGAGCCATCGGGGTCAGCGGCGGCTCGGGAGAGCAGGACCACGCTGTTGCAGAGGCAGGCGCGACAGCGTACTAA
- a CDS encoding carboxypeptidase regulatory-like domain-containing protein has product MNLLLVLFVSAAWGQGYGTINGQVTDPMGAAVAGAKVTVTEVGTGQTRTAVTGSDGFYTLVSVMPSTYNLTVDMAGFKQITQQGVVLQASQSLTVDVPLTVGLVTESVTVNTELVQVDTTTPTLKEVVDKARMVEIPLNGRNAASLTTLVAGAVISPSNNADQGNAKTFPAAVTVSVNGTRANQTGYYLDGAPNLDINSNINQPFPFPDALQEFSVQTSNYSAEYGQAAGGIVSIVSRSGTNQFHGTAFEFLRNRVFNAANYFGYTNGVKTVDPLKRNQFGGTIGGPLRKEKTFFFGGYQGTRIRSNQGGQTAYVPTDANRAGDFTAYLNKSDPNNPLGKAVILPAPFVGNIAPAGSFDRAAVNMLANLPHATGNGFVTYSTPISQNFDEYILRGDHAITSNDKLVARYYYDRFVNVPSYGGNLLAYRQGSTISSHNAVIQETHIFSPSLLNDFRIGFARIVSIRQSPPDTPSLADYGVNIYEPTPKAIQGVSVTGFFSTGANPTAKFPRTSYSVLDDVRWVHGKHSVAFGGTYERDQLNMYNILNLPGQFSFSGDSTGLALADFMTGEIRTFLQTNGQHVKNRYWILNGYGQDSYRASNRVTLSFGVRYEPQQVWHDLYHQNQVFYPDAFAAGRRSTMFPNAPAGLLFSGDAGVPINGTQPSYTNVSPRVGFAWDVFGTGKTSFRGGVGIFYDSRVPSFSNNRELSAAPYSASVNFTTPAGPFSNPYLGQVNPFPATFPPTSAATFSLPIQVFSWDPANKFITPRTYMLNLAVEQNIGRGVLTRVAYVGSRGQHMTVTLDQNPATYYPTSSTGTACTLTTDQRRRYNDTAGTCVNAAPPKTNFTNIYQQSNSGNSWYHSAQFSLTKPLSHGITVLANYTWSKSVDSLPYGTDAATFGTAGYYTAPITQPNFRRFDEGLSDFNHAHVMVVSYVWQTPKFEKMNAVARQVAGNWEFSGIFTGESGAPLALYYGQDISKTGINLDRPQYSGSNGYAKGAPCTISAHCVSWLNPAAFSAPAPGQLGNVGKGEFIGPGYWNWDMGIFKNIPLHDSFALQFRGEFFNTFNHTNFSVDNTGSRAKSPIQTTTGAGFGTIQAANDPRIIQLALKVVF; this is encoded by the coding sequence TTGAATCTTCTCCTGGTTTTGTTTGTATCCGCTGCTTGGGGGCAGGGGTATGGAACGATCAATGGCCAGGTAACCGATCCTATGGGAGCCGCTGTGGCGGGAGCCAAGGTGACTGTGACGGAGGTTGGCACGGGACAAACGCGAACCGCGGTGACCGGTTCGGACGGCTTTTATACGCTGGTCTCGGTGATGCCTTCGACCTATAACCTGACCGTCGATATGGCGGGGTTCAAGCAGATCACGCAGCAGGGAGTTGTCTTGCAGGCGAGCCAGAGCCTGACCGTTGACGTGCCGCTTACGGTGGGACTGGTGACGGAGAGCGTGACGGTGAATACGGAGCTGGTGCAGGTGGATACGACGACTCCGACGCTGAAGGAGGTGGTCGATAAGGCCAGGATGGTTGAGATTCCTTTGAACGGGAGAAACGCCGCGTCGTTGACGACGCTGGTGGCTGGTGCTGTGATCTCGCCTTCAAACAACGCCGATCAGGGCAATGCGAAGACCTTTCCTGCGGCTGTGACGGTATCGGTCAATGGGACACGGGCAAACCAGACGGGATACTATCTCGACGGCGCACCGAATCTTGATATCAATAGCAACATCAATCAGCCATTTCCATTTCCGGATGCGCTGCAGGAGTTTAGCGTCCAGACGAGTAACTACAGCGCGGAGTATGGGCAGGCCGCTGGAGGTATCGTGTCGATCGTTTCAAGATCGGGCACGAACCAGTTTCATGGAACCGCGTTCGAGTTTCTTCGCAACCGTGTCTTTAATGCTGCGAATTACTTCGGTTATACGAATGGTGTAAAGACGGTCGATCCTTTGAAGCGCAACCAGTTCGGTGGCACGATTGGCGGGCCGTTGCGCAAGGAGAAGACCTTCTTCTTTGGGGGATATCAAGGGACGAGGATTCGCAGCAACCAGGGAGGGCAGACCGCTTACGTGCCTACTGATGCAAACCGTGCCGGAGACTTCACAGCATATTTGAATAAGTCAGATCCGAATAATCCTTTGGGCAAGGCAGTTATTCTGCCCGCTCCCTTTGTTGGGAATATCGCTCCGGCTGGATCATTTGATAGGGCCGCGGTTAATATGCTGGCCAATCTTCCCCATGCGACTGGAAATGGCTTTGTTACTTATAGCACTCCTATTTCTCAGAACTTCGATGAGTATATTTTGCGCGGCGACCATGCCATTACTTCGAACGACAAACTGGTTGCGCGTTATTACTATGACCGTTTCGTCAATGTTCCGAGTTATGGAGGAAATCTTCTGGCCTATCGGCAGGGATCGACGATCAGCTCGCATAACGCGGTAATTCAAGAGACGCATATCTTCAGCCCCAGCTTGCTGAATGACTTTCGGATAGGTTTTGCCAGGATTGTGTCGATCCGCCAATCTCCGCCCGATACTCCGTCACTCGCGGACTATGGGGTGAATATCTATGAGCCGACTCCGAAGGCGATTCAAGGTGTTTCGGTTACGGGCTTCTTTAGTACAGGGGCGAATCCTACGGCGAAGTTTCCGCGTACGAGTTACTCCGTGCTGGACGATGTGCGCTGGGTACATGGCAAACACAGCGTGGCCTTCGGTGGTACGTATGAGAGAGACCAACTCAATATGTACAACATTCTGAACTTGCCGGGGCAGTTCTCCTTCTCCGGAGACTCCACGGGCCTCGCTCTGGCGGACTTCATGACAGGCGAGATCAGGACGTTTCTTCAGACCAATGGGCAACATGTAAAGAATCGTTACTGGATTTTGAATGGATATGGCCAGGACTCTTACCGTGCCAGCAACAGGGTCACGCTGAGCTTCGGAGTTCGCTATGAGCCGCAGCAGGTGTGGCATGATCTCTATCATCAGAACCAAGTGTTCTATCCGGATGCCTTTGCCGCCGGTAGAAGGTCGACGATGTTCCCGAACGCTCCGGCAGGGTTGCTCTTCTCCGGTGATGCTGGAGTGCCGATCAATGGTACTCAGCCGTCCTATACGAATGTGTCTCCACGGGTTGGCTTTGCATGGGATGTCTTCGGCACGGGCAAGACGAGTTTTCGCGGCGGTGTCGGTATCTTTTACGACTCTCGTGTGCCGTCGTTCTCGAATAACCGGGAGCTGTCGGCTGCGCCGTATAGCGCTTCGGTAAACTTTACGACTCCTGCAGGTCCGTTCAGCAACCCTTATCTGGGGCAGGTCAATCCGTTTCCGGCGACCTTTCCTCCTACGTCCGCGGCAACATTCAGTCTGCCGATACAGGTCTTCAGTTGGGATCCTGCGAATAAGTTCATCACGCCTCGTACTTACATGCTGAATCTGGCGGTTGAACAAAATATTGGGCGCGGTGTACTTACCAGAGTTGCGTATGTGGGATCGCGTGGGCAGCATATGACGGTGACGCTGGATCAGAATCCGGCGACGTACTATCCGACCTCCTCAACGGGAACCGCGTGCACGCTCACCACGGATCAGAGGCGCCGGTATAACGATACGGCTGGAACCTGTGTGAATGCGGCTCCACCGAAGACTAACTTTACGAATATTTATCAGCAGAGTAACTCGGGTAACTCCTGGTATCACTCAGCTCAGTTCAGCCTTACTAAGCCGCTGTCGCACGGAATAACAGTGCTGGCGAACTATACATGGTCGAAGAGCGTGGATAGTCTTCCGTACGGTACGGATGCTGCTACCTTCGGAACCGCCGGATATTATACGGCTCCTATTACGCAGCCCAACTTTCGCCGGTTTGACGAAGGGCTGTCGGACTTCAATCATGCGCATGTCATGGTGGTGTCCTATGTATGGCAGACGCCTAAATTCGAAAAGATGAATGCTGTGGCCAGGCAAGTGGCTGGTAACTGGGAGTTCTCGGGGATTTTCACCGGGGAGAGCGGAGCGCCTCTAGCTCTTTACTATGGACAGGACATCTCAAAGACGGGCATCAATCTGGATCGTCCGCAGTACAGTGGGTCGAATGGCTATGCTAAGGGAGCGCCTTGCACGATATCAGCCCACTGCGTTAGCTGGCTCAATCCAGCAGCTTTCTCGGCACCGGCTCCTGGGCAGTTAGGGAACGTAGGCAAGGGCGAATTTATCGGGCCGGGTTACTGGAACTGGGATATGGGAATATTCAAAAATATTCCGCTGCATGACTCCTTCGCGCTCCAGTTCCGTGGAGAGTTTTTCAACACGTTCAACCACACGAACTTCTCTGTGGATAATACCGGGTCACGCGCTAAGAGTCCGATCCAGACGACAACCGGCGCGGGTTTCGGGACGATTCAGGCTGCGAACGATCCACGCATTATCCAATTGGCACTCAAAGTTGTGTTCTAG
- a CDS encoding TetR/AcrR family transcriptional regulator: MKKTTSVSKTSKVKPRASVGSGSGRPPAKQAAARMENILSAAAEIFLQEGFDRASVGSIARLAGASTETLYSKFSTKEELFQAVITRKTEILLQKFSRVLVQNQPIEKVLERYGSNLLDFMLLPEMQRLSRTLIAAAPQFPELAGDFWRLCPEREQAQLAEYLETQIAAGILVPFNCRKVAESFFSLCLGQFLVHAYMFVRKVPNTAERKQHVALAVHMFMAAYGRPTGRKQ, encoded by the coding sequence ATGAAGAAAACAACAAGCGTCTCGAAGACCTCGAAAGTAAAGCCCCGGGCATCAGTCGGTAGCGGCTCCGGCCGCCCACCGGCCAAGCAGGCCGCCGCCCGCATGGAAAACATTCTGAGTGCGGCCGCTGAGATCTTTCTTCAAGAAGGCTTTGACCGCGCCAGCGTAGGCTCCATCGCTCGCCTGGCCGGAGCCTCCACCGAGACACTTTACTCGAAGTTCTCAACCAAAGAGGAGCTGTTTCAGGCAGTTATCACCAGAAAGACCGAGATCTTATTGCAGAAGTTCTCCCGTGTGCTGGTGCAAAATCAGCCCATTGAAAAGGTTTTGGAGCGATACGGCTCGAACCTGCTCGACTTCATGCTCCTGCCCGAGATGCAACGCCTCAGCCGCACCCTGATCGCCGCAGCCCCGCAGTTTCCGGAACTCGCCGGAGATTTCTGGCGTCTCTGCCCCGAGCGGGAGCAGGCCCAACTGGCCGAGTACCTTGAGACGCAGATTGCCGCAGGCATCCTTGTCCCCTTCAACTGCCGCAAGGTGGCAGAGTCTTTCTTCAGCCTCTGCCTCGGCCAGTTCCTCGTCCACGCCTACATGTTCGTGCGCAAGGTCCCGAACACCGCTGAACGCAAGCAGCACGTGGCCCTGGCCGTCCACATGTTCATGGCAGCCTACGGAAGACCAACCGGGCGCAAACAGTAG